Proteins from a single region of Punica granatum isolate Tunisia-2019 chromosome 8, ASM765513v2, whole genome shotgun sequence:
- the LOC116187871 gene encoding 7-deoxyloganetin glucosyltransferase-like, whose amino-acid sequence MASKKSHVVCLPIPTQSHIGAMLKLAKLLHHRGLYITFVNTEYNHRRLVEARGRSFLNDLPAGFQLVEIPDGLPPSQANATQDVISLCESARLYLLYPFCALINDLKERAAASGSGFPPVSCIVADGFMTFSAYPASEKFGIPVVNLWTIPACALMAFMHYPKLIEKGFAPLEDESYLTNGYLETIIDWIPGMKNMRLRDMPSFLRTTAPDDVIFNFVMDTAARFDKASATIIHTFEALEADVLDAFSSMFSRPAYAIGPFQLLIDRIPENENQLKHIRCNLWKEDMQCLQWLDSQKPESVLYINFGSIAFLTSQQLIEFAMGIASSKHPFLWIIRPDLVNGDTAIIPPEFNEETKGRAFISEWCPQEEVLNHPSVGGFLTHCGWNSAIETLTAGVPMLCWPYFGDQQTICKYACMDWEVGLEIGSDVKRDKVQKLTKELMDGEKGKQIKKRAMEWKRLAFEATVEQGSSAINLEKLVCEIISK is encoded by the exons TATCCCAACTCAGAGCCACATAGGGGCGATGCTCAAACTCGCGAAGCTCCTTCACCACCGAGGCCTCTACATCACCTTCGTTAACACGGAGTATAACCATAGGCGCCTAGTTGAGGCCAGAGGCCGGAGCTTCCTAAATGATCTCCCCGCTGGTTTCCAGCTCGTGGAGATCCCGGACGGGCTTCCACCATCTCAGGCCAACGCGACCCAGGATGTTATCTCCCTTTGCGAGTCCGCTAGGCTCTACTTGCTGTATCCATTCTGTGCCCTCATCAATGACCTGAAGGAGAGGGCGGCAGCTTCTGGTTCGGGCTTTCCACCGGTCTCTTGCATTGTGGCAGATGGTTTCATGACGTTCTCAGCCTATCCAGCGAGTGAGAAGTTCGGGATCCCGGTCGTGAACTTGTGGACTATACCAGCCTGTGCCCTGATGGCATTCATGCACTATCCTAAGCTCATAGAAAAAGGGTTTGCTCCACTAGAAG ATGAAAGCTATCTTACGAATGGCTATCTAGAAACAATAATTGATTGGATTCCTGGCATGAAGAACATGAGACTGCGAGACATGCCAAGTTTCTTACGAACAACGGCTCCAGATGATGTCATATTCAATTTCGTAATGGACACGGCAGCCAGATTTGACAAGGCTTCGGCGACCATCATTCACACCTTTGAGGCACTTGAAGCAGATGTTTTGGACGCTTTCTCATCGATGTTCTCTAGGCCTGCTTATGCAATCGGTCCGTTTCAGCTGCTTATTGATCGAATCCCAGAAAATGAGAACCAACTGAAGCACATCCGTTGCAACCTATGGAAAGAAGATATGCAGTGTCTTCAATGGCTAGACTCACAAAAACCTGAATCCGTGCTCTATATTAATTTCGGAAGCATAGCATTTTTGACATCGCAACAACTGATAGAGTTTGCTATGGGGATTGCTAGTAGTAAACATCCATTCTTATGGATAATTCGGCCCGACCTAGTGAATGGGGACACTGCAATAATTCCTCCAGAATTCAATGAAGAAACCAAGGGGAGAGCTTTTATTTCCGAATGGTGCCCACAAGAGGAAGTACTCAACCACCCTTCGGTCGGAGGATTCCTGACTCACTGTGGATGGAACTCGGCAATCGAGACCCTGACTGCTGGAGTCCCAATGCTGTGCTGGCCCTATTTCGGAGATCAACAGACAATCTGCAAGTATGCGTGCATGGATTGGGAGGTTGGGCTGGAGATTGGCAGCGACGTGAAGCGAGACAAAGTGCAGAAGCTCACGAAAGAATTGATGGATGGAGAGAAGGGAAagcaaataaagaaaagagcCATGGAGTGGAAGCGACTAGCATTCGAAGCAACGGTGGAACAGGGCTCATCGGCTATAAATTTAGAGAAACTAGTGTGCGAGATTATATCCAAATAG